CACCGTGTCGCGCAGTGCGCCACGATCAATGGTGGTGCCGGCCCCGATTTCAACATCGTCCTGCACCACCACGCGGCCGATCTGGGGCACCTTCAGATGCCCCCGCGGGCTGGGCTGGAACCCGAATCCATCCTGGCCTATGCGCACGCCCGGATGAATGATCACCCGGTTGCCGACCAAGGCGTGGATCAGGGTTGCGCCGACCCCGATGGCACTGTCACGGCCGATCCGCACATTGGCCCCGACCACGGCATTGGCGCAGATGACGCTGCCTGAGCCAATCTCCACGCCCGGCCCGATCACGGCACCAGGATCCACGGTGACGCCCTCTTCAAGACGTGCGGTCGGATGAATGAAGGCGCCGGGCGCAACGCCCTTGTGGTCGAACACGGGTTGAGGCCGCAGCGCTGCGGGAAAGAGGGTCCGCGTGACAGAGACAAAAGCCTGCGCCGGCCGAGGAGAGACCAAAATCACCACCCCTTGCGGAGCAGCACCCGCGAACTTTTCGGTGGTGATGCAAATGCCCGCCCGAGTCTTCTGAAAGTCCGGTAGGTAGCGGGGCGTATCAAAGAAGACGAGATCCCGGGGGCCAGCATCGCCGAGGGTGGAAACGCCGGCAATGGCCACAGCAGCGGCCGGGCGTTCGCCCAGCAGGCGCGCGCCGCTCAGAGCGGTCACCTCATCCAGACCGAGGGGGGCTGGAAGGGGGAAGAAGGTGGGATCGCTCATGAGGGGAGTTCGCTTTTGGCCTGCACCGGGGAACCGAGTGCCTGAACGTGAATCGGGCGCCGGGCGCAGTGCACGCCGGCGCCCGATGTCCGGGACTTGATATCAGAAGCGGGTGCCGCCGGAGAAGCGGAAGGCCTGCGTCTGATCGTACTGGGCCTGCGAGAGGACATAGGCATAGTCGAAGCGCAGCGGGCCGAACGGAGACTTCCAGATCAAGCTCGCGCCCACGGAGGACCGGATGCCGTTGTCGTCGGCGACGCAGACGGAACCCGTCGCATTCTTGGAGCCCGAC
This genomic interval from Aquabacter sp. L1I39 contains the following:
- the lpxD gene encoding UDP-3-O-(3-hydroxymyristoyl)glucosamine N-acyltransferase codes for the protein MSDPTFFPLPAPLGLDEVTALSGARLLGERPAAAVAIAGVSTLGDAGPRDLVFFDTPRYLPDFQKTRAGICITTEKFAGAAPQGVVILVSPRPAQAFVSVTRTLFPAALRPQPVFDHKGVAPGAFIHPTARLEEGVTVDPGAVIGPGVEIGSGSVICANAVVGANVRIGRDSAIGVGATLIHALVGNRVIIHPGVRIGQDGFGFQPSPRGHLKVPQIGRVVVQDDVEIGAGTTIDRGALRDTVIGEGTKIDNLVQIAHNVVIGRHCIVVSQTGISGSATLGDFVMLGGQVGVIGHVTIGDGAQIAASSNVKDDVPAGVRWGGSPAKPVREWFREIATLKKLAEAGARRAGEESGS